From Symphalangus syndactylus isolate Jambi chromosome 17, NHGRI_mSymSyn1-v2.1_pri, whole genome shotgun sequence, one genomic window encodes:
- the LOC134732865 gene encoding LOW QUALITY PROTEIN: WAS/WASL-interacting protein family member 2-like (The sequence of the model RefSeq protein was modified relative to this genomic sequence to represent the inferred CDS: inserted 2 bases in 1 codon; deleted 2 bases in 1 codon), with protein sequence TALKLEHQLPTRSPAAQLSNRNISSQQGLQLHGPQIATSVPPWVSRCTASNCNISSPLGLQQHSPQPATSAPCWVSSSTALNLQHQLPPGSPVPRPSTCNTGSPPGLQLHGTQTGTSAPHRVSSCTALKVEHQLPAESPGARSSNWNISSTPGLQLHSPQMGTSAPCRVSSCMALKLQHQLPRGTPAAQPYNWNISSPAGLQLHSPTTGTSAXPAGSSCTALKLEHQLPPRSPAARPSTSAPRRVSSCTTLKAEHRLHSGPAAATPSNQNISSSPGLRLHDHQTGTSAPPGSAAARPSKQNISYSPGLQLHHPQTRTSAPPLVRCCKTPKQEHQLLPGYAAAGPSNRNISPSPGQGLHDTQTERQLLPGSAAARLSNCNISSSPGLWLHDPKIGTSVPPRVCSCKTLKPEHQLLAGSAAANPQTAPHFPDGAARQRRSSLPRRGGRAEALLTSQTMGGRAEALLTSQTMGGRAEAFLTSSQTGRTGRGAPQFPDGAARQRRSSLPRWGGRAEALLTS encoded by the exons AcggccctcaaactggaacatcagctccccaCCAGATCTCCAGCTGCACAGCTCTCAAACAGGAACATCAGCTCCCAACAGGGTCTCCAGCTGCACGGCCCTCAAATTGCAACATCAGTTCCCCCCTGGGTCTCCAGGTGCACCGCCTCAAACTGCAACATCAGCTCCCCGCTGGGTCTCCAGCAGCACAGCCCTCAACCTGCAACATCAGCTCCCTGCTGGGTCTCCAGCAGCACAGCCCTCAACCTGCAACATCAGCTCCCCCCGGGGTCTCCAGTTCCACGGCCCTCAACCTGCAACACTGGCTCCCCACCAGGTCTCCAGCTGCACGGcactcaaactggaacatcagctccccaCCGGGTATCCAGCTGCACGGCCCTCAAAGTGGAACATCAGCTCCCCGCTGAGTCTCCAGGTGCACGGTCCTCAAACTGGAATATCAGCTCAACGCCAGGTCTCCAGCTGCACAGCCCTCAAATGGGAACATCAGCTCCCTGCCGGGTCTCCAGCTGCATGGCCCTCAAACTGCAACATCAGCTCCCCCGCGGGACTCCAGCTGCACAGCCCTacaactggaacatcagctcccccGCGGGACTCCAGCTGCACAGCCCTacaactggaacatcagc ccccgCTGGGTCATCCTGCAcggccctcaaactggaacatcagctccctcccaggtctccagctgcacggccctc aacatcagctcctcgcCGGGTCTCCAGCTGCACGACCCTCAAAGCAGAACATCGGCTACACTCCGGGCCTGCGGCTGCAACACCctcaaaccagaacatcagctcctcgccgggtctgcggctgcacgaccatcaaaccggaacatcagctcct ccggggtctgcggctgcacgaccctcaaagCAGAACATCAGCTACTCGCCGGGTCTGCAGCTGCACCACCctcaaaccagaacatcagctcctcccctggTCCGCTGCTGCAAGACCCCCAAACAAGAACATCAGCTTCTCCCGGGGTATGCGGCTGCaggaccctcaaaccggaacatcagcccCTCCCCGGGTCAGGGGTTGCACGACACTCAAACCGAACGTCAGCTCCttcctgggtctgcagctgcacGACTCTCAAACTgtaacatcagctcctccccgggtctgtgGCTGCACGACCCTAAAATTGGAACATCAGTGCCTCCCCGGGTCTgcagctgcaagaccctcaaaccggaacatcaacTCCTCGCCGGGTCCGCGGCTGCAAACCCTCAAaccgctcctcacttcccagacggggcggcccggcagaggcgctcctcacttcccagacggggcggccgggcagaggcgctcctcacttcccagacgatgggtggccgggcagaggcgctcctcacttcccagacgatgggtggccgggcagaggcgttcctcacttcttcccagacggggcggacgggcagaggcgctcctcaattcccagatggggcggccaggcagaggcgctcctcacttcccagatggggtggccgagcagaggcgctcctcacttcctag
- the LOC129489121 gene encoding serine/threonine-protein phosphatase 4 regulatory subunit 2-like, protein MEKVMDDFRTSAPEARGPPNPNVEYIPFDEIKERILKIVTGFKVHGHQTGTSALRPSNCNWNISSTSAPLQVYGCKTLKPEHQFLPRSAAARPSNRKISSSPGLWLQDPQTRTSAPPRVHGCKTLKPEHQLFPGSTAARPSNQNISSSPGPRLQEPQTGTSAPPRVRGCKTLKPECQLLHGHPNRNIGSSPGLRLQDPESETSAAPRVCGCKSPPNRNISYSVGLLLHNPQTEKSPPSWVCASKTLEPEHHPLPS, encoded by the exons ATG gAGAAAGTGATGGATGATTTCAGAACTTCAGCTCCTGAGGCAAGAGGTCCTCCCAACCCTAATGTCGAATATATTCCCTTTGATGAAATCAAGGAAAGAATACTGAAAATTGTCACTGGATTTAAG GTGCACGGCcatcaaactggaacatcagctctccGGCCCTCAAACTGCAACTGGAATATCAGCTCAACATCAGCTCCTCTCCAGGTCTacggctgcaagaccctcaaaccggaacatcagttcctccccaggtctgcggctgcaagaccctcaaataGGAAAATCAGTTCCTCGCCGGGTCTgtggctgcaagaccctcaaaccagaacatcagctcctccccgggtccacggctgcaagaccctcaaaccagaacatcagctctTCCCCGGGTCCacggctgcaagaccctcaaaccaaaacatcagctcctccccgggtccgcGGCTGCAAGagcctcaaaccggaacatcagctcctccccgggtccgcggctgcaagaccctcaaaccggaatGTCAGCTCCTCCATGG ACACCCAAACCGGAACATcggctcctccccgggtctgcggctgcaagaccccgAAAGCGAAACATCAGCTGctccccgggtctgcggctgcaagagccccccaaaccggaacatcagctacTCTGTGGGTCTGCTGCTGCACAACCCTCAAACTGAAAAATCACCTCCTTCCTGGGTCTGTGCCAGCAAGACTCTCGAACCGGAACATCATCCCCTCCCCAG CTGA